The Panthera leo isolate Ple1 chromosome D1, P.leo_Ple1_pat1.1, whole genome shotgun sequence region CAGGTAAAGGTTTGATAGGAGGATATGAACATATGGTGGTATGTGAGAACCAAACCGATgtgtgaagaaagagaagaaagcaaggaggTAGAActggaggaagacacagatgtGGGCAATGCACGTATTAAAGGCCTTGAATCGTGCCTCCTTCTGGGGCAATTGAAACACAGTGAGAAAGATTTGAACGTAAGACAAGGTGATGAAGATTATGTCAAAACCTAAGATACTGAAGGCAACGAATAGACCATATATCTTGTTGATCCTGACATCTTCAATAGCTAGCTTCACAACGGCCATGTGCTCACAGTAAGAGTGAGAGATGACCGTAGTTCGGTAGAGTTTCAGACGACATTTGATGAGCATAATGGATGGTCCTATAAGAATGGCAGCCCGGAGTGTCACCCCAATTCCAATGTGAGTTAAGAGTTGCTGGGAGAAGATGGTGGTGTGTCTCAAGGGGtcacagatggccacatagcgatcTAGGGCCATTGCCAGTAGGATGCCTGATTCGATTGCCTGGAACGAATGGATAAGCCACATTTGTAGCAGGCAGGCTGCAAAGGAAATCTCTGGCAAATGAAACCAGAAGATGCCTAACATTTTGGGAAGAATACAGGTGCTAAGTGCAATGTCTGTGGCTCCCAGCATGGCCAAAAATATGTACATGGGCTTATGGAGGCTGCGTTCATATCTGATGATACCCAAGATTAGGGAATTCCCAATCACAGCGATGACATACATGACACAGAATGGGATCCCAATCCAACACTGCACTGGCTGTAGTCCAGGAATCCCAATGAGTGTTAGTACAGAGGGCATAAAGACTGAGCCATTGAGGAGGAGCATGATGATTTGGTCAGCAGAATCAAGTAGTGGTTTTGCTGTTTCATCTTCTATCCCCAGTCAAGACGAcatgaattaaaaatgagaagaaattacGTTTTTTTTAGCAAAGTATATTTAGTTAGATAAAGTTAATACCAGAGTATCCATTCTCCTTCACTATTCAAATATagttgatatttaatattttctaagctTAAGGTACACAACATGTTGACTTCATACACTCACATATTGTAATATCATTGTAGTGGTAGCTAA contains the following coding sequences:
- the LOC122201225 gene encoding olfactory receptor 52A5-like, with amino-acid sequence MLLLNGSVFMPSVLTLIGIPGLQPVQCWIGIPFCVMYVIAVIGNSLILGIIRYERSLHKPMYIFLAMLGATDIALSTCILPKMLGIFWFHLPEISFAACLLQMWLIHSFQAIESGILLAMALDRYVAICDPLRHTTIFSQQLLTHIGIGVTLRAAILIGPSIMLIKCRLKLYRTTVISHSYCEHMAVVKLAIEDVRINKIYGLFVAFSILGFDIIFITLSYVQIFLTVFQLPQKEARFKAFNTCIAHICVFLQFYLLAFFSFFTHRFGSHIPPYVHILLSNLYLLVPPFLNPIVYGVKTKQIRDHVLKMFFSKKHLDH